A single Argentina anserina chromosome 7, drPotAnse1.1, whole genome shotgun sequence DNA region contains:
- the LOC126802013 gene encoding ABC transporter G family member 6-like: protein MSRVTTQNQISPFFSCTMELDDFPRASHGASPSVGQLLKHVGDVRKEATGDGGETPLHHNHRILDMSDESLEPRTLPFVLSFTNLTYNVKIRRKFSLSGMFTSQRDHLGAATLSDPVGGESLFTRNKTLLNDISGVAREGEVLAVLGASGSGKSTLIDALANRIAKGSLKGKVSLNGEVLESRLLKVISAYVMQDDLLFPMLTVEETLMFAAEFRLPLSLSKSKKRMRVQALIDQLGLRNAAQTIIGDEGHRGVSGGERRRVSIGIDIVHDPIILFLDEPTSGLDSTSAFMVVKVLQRIAQSGSIVVMSVHQPSYRILGLLDRLIFLSRGQTVFSGSPAQLPSYFAEFGRPIPDSENKTEFALDLIRELEGSPGGTQSLVDFNTSWQAMKHKTHHHDERHVVPLQEAISASISRGKLVSGAGATNTAVPGHASSMVPTFANPFWVEMAVLARRSMKNARRMPELFGIRLGAVMVTGFILATMFWNLDNTPKGVQERLGFIAFAMSTTFYTCADALPVFLQERYIFMRETAYNAYRRSSYVLSHSLVALPSLIFLSAGFSATTFWAVGLDGGLSGFLFYFLIILASFWAGSSFVTFLSGVVPHVMLGYTVVVAILAYFLLFSGFFINRDRIPAYWIWFHYMSLVKYPYEAVMQNEFQDPTKCFVRGVQIFDNTPLAAVPAALKVKLLDSMSETLGMRITRTTCLTTGSDILKSQGVTDLSKWSCLWITVAWGFLFRILFYFSLLIGSKNKRR from the coding sequence ATGTCTCGCGTAACAACACAGAACCAGATATCGCCGTTTTTCAGTTGCACCATGGAGCTCGACGACTTCCCACGCGCCTCCCACGGCGCGTCCCCCTCTGTCGGCCAGCTGCTCAAGCACGTCGGAGACGTCCGCAAAGAAGCCACCGGCGACGGCGGTGAGACTCCTCTCCATCACAACCACCGGATTCTCGACATGAGCGACGAGAGCCTCGAACCGAGGACTCTTCCGTTCGTTCTCTCCTTCACTAATCTCACTTACAACGTCAAGATTCGCCGAAAGTTCAGTCTTTCCGGCATGTTCACCTCCCAGCGCGACCACCTCGGCGCCGCGACGCTTTCCGACCCCGTCGGAGGTGAGAGCCTGTTCACGAGGAACAAGACGCTGCTCAACGACATCTCCGGAGTGGCGCGTGAAGGCGAGGTCCTAGCGGTGCTCGGCGCCAGCGGCTCCGGCAAGTCGACGCTCATCGACGCCCTGGCCAACCGGATCGCTAAAGGAAGCTTAAAAGGTAAAGTGAGCCTCAACGGCGAGGTCCTGGAGTCGAGGCTACTGAAAGTGATCTCAGCTTACGTCATGCAAGACGACCTGCTATTTCCGATGCTGACGGTGGAGGAGACGCTCATGTTCGCCGCCGAGTTCCGCCTCCCACTGTCGCTCTCGAAATCCAAGAAGAGAATGCGCGTCCAGGCCTTGATCGACCAGCTCGGCCTCCGCAACGCCGCCCAGACCATCATCGGCGACGAAGGCCACCGCGGAGTCTCCGGAGGGGAGCGCCGCCGCGTGTCGATCGGAATCGACATCGTCCACGACCCGATCATCCTCTTCCTCGACGAGCCGACCTCCGGCCTCGACTCCACCTCCGCCTTCATGGTCGTCAAAGTCCTCCAGCGGATCGCTCAGTCCGGCAGCATTGTGGTCATGTCCGTACACCAGCCCAGCTATAGAATCTTGGGCCTCCTGGACCGCCTCATCTTCCTCAGCCGCGGCCAGACCGTTTTCTCCGGCTCGCCAGCTCAGCTCCCTTCCTACTTCGCCGAGTTCGGGCGGCCCATACCCGACTCCGAAAACAAAACCGAGTTCGCTCTGGACCTGATCCGCGAACTCGAAGGCTCTCCCGGCGGTACCCAATCCCTCGTCGACTTCAACACCTCCTGGCAAGCCATGAAGCACAAAACTCACCACCACGACGAACGACACGTCGTTCCTCTCCAAGAAGCCATCTCCGCCTCCATCTCCCGCGGCAAGCTCGTCTCCGGCGCCGGCGCCACCAACACCGCCGTCCCCGGCCACGCCTCCTCCATGGTCCCCACCTTCGCCAACCCGTTCTGGGTGGAGATGGCAGTCCTGGCGAGACGCTCGATGAAAAACGCGAGGAGAATGCCGGAGCTGTTCGGAATTAGACTCGGCGCCGTGATGGTCACCGGGTTCATCCTCGCGACGATGTTCTGGAATCTCGATAATACCCCTAAGGGAGTACAAGAGCGGCTGGGGTTCATCGCCTTCGCCATGTCCACCACCTTCTACACCTGCGCCGACGCCCTCCCCGTCTTCCTCCAAGAACGCTACATCTTCATGAGAGAAACCGCCTACAATGCCTACCGGAGGTCCTCCTACGTCCTCTCACACTCTCTGGTAGCCTTGCCGTCGCTTATTTTCCTCTCCGCCGGGTTCTCCGCCACCACATTCTGGGCCGTGGGCCTCGACGGCGGCCTCTCCGGGTTCCTCTTCTACTTCCTCATCATCTTGGCCTCCTTCTGGGCCGGAAGCTCATTTGTGACGTTCCTCTCGGGCGTTGTCCCCCACGTCATGCTCGGCTACACTGTCGTCGTCGCAATCTTGGCCTACTTTCTGCTCTTCAGTGGCTTCTTCATCAACCGCGACAGAATCCCGGCCTACTGGATTTGGTTCCACTACATGTCACTGGTCAAGTACCCTTACGAAGCAGTGATGCAGAACGAGTTTCAGGACCCGACCAAGTGCTTTGTGAGGGGGGTTCAGATTTTCGATAATACTCCGCTCGCGGCGGTGCCGGCGGCGCTCAAGGTGAAGCTTCTGGACAGCATGAGTGAGACTCTTGGGATGAGGATTACGAGGACGACTTGCTTGACGACTGGGAGTGATATTTTGAAGAGCCAGGGGGTGACTGACTTGAGCAAGTGGAGTTGCTTGTGGATCACGGTGGCGTGGGGGTTTCTGTTCAGGATTCTCTTCTATTTTTCGCTATTGATCGGCAGCAAGAACAAGAGGaggtag